A single Sporosarcina sp. FSL W8-0480 DNA region contains:
- a CDS encoding alpha-amylase family glycosyl hydrolase, whose amino-acid sequence MKRFTGFVACFLLFISTVSPANASAKVDTGIADESIYDLLVDRYNNGDRKNDLDADIHDDYAFHGGDFVGIHSRLQHIMEMGFTMISIGPVFKSESYDGKRALSYSELDPHFGTDDELKDLVKEIHKQKMKVIADFPLGKVGADHEWTKDRTYKFTHSADGTVDWNTADPIVRESLIKAVVDFVTTYDLDGIRLTQLDGFEDAYLNEMIDAIHGAQEGSYVLTNEESSAHFDSTPSVSKMDILRETFMTINPDSSNMEVFKDNDETRLIQLDDLTGPRLTYDMVELRMFPPTRWKVAATALFTLPGVPLMTYGTEIAVNGKEAPESHPLFNFKTDMEFKELIGNLNLLRNKSDTLRNGEFEMLHNEDGFIVYKRSSKDETWLIAVNNTSQTVNVEIPIEKIGENKKLRGLLDGDLIRESDDGVFRVVLDREIAEVYIADDDKGFNTPYLIASILVYVIFLGFLFLVIKKGRERRKSESKKA is encoded by the coding sequence ATGAAACGTTTTACTGGCTTTGTTGCATGCTTTTTATTATTTATCTCAACGGTTTCGCCGGCAAATGCTTCAGCCAAAGTAGATACAGGCATTGCCGATGAAAGCATATATGATCTATTGGTCGACCGCTATAACAACGGTGATCGCAAGAATGATTTGGATGCCGATATTCATGATGACTATGCATTCCATGGTGGGGATTTTGTCGGCATCCATTCCCGATTGCAGCATATCATGGAAATGGGCTTCACGATGATTTCCATCGGGCCGGTTTTTAAGTCCGAGTCCTATGATGGAAAACGTGCATTGTCCTACTCCGAATTGGATCCGCATTTCGGAACGGATGATGAACTTAAAGATTTAGTGAAGGAAATCCATAAACAGAAGATGAAAGTGATTGCGGATTTTCCATTAGGAAAAGTGGGTGCCGATCATGAGTGGACGAAAGACCGTACGTATAAATTCACGCATTCCGCGGATGGTACAGTCGATTGGAATACTGCCGATCCAATAGTTCGGGAAAGCTTGATCAAGGCTGTAGTCGATTTTGTTACAACATATGATTTAGACGGTATTCGTCTTACTCAATTGGATGGATTTGAAGATGCTTATTTGAATGAAATGATTGACGCTATCCACGGTGCTCAAGAAGGTTCATATGTATTAACGAATGAGGAAAGTAGTGCTCATTTCGATTCCACTCCAAGTGTATCCAAGATGGATATCCTTCGTGAAACATTCATGACGATTAATCCGGATTCATCGAATATGGAAGTTTTCAAAGACAATGACGAAACTCGATTGATACAATTGGATGATTTGACTGGACCACGTCTCACATACGATATGGTGGAATTACGCATGTTCCCGCCGACCCGATGGAAGGTTGCTGCAACAGCACTCTTCACGCTTCCGGGCGTTCCGCTTATGACGTATGGAACTGAAATCGCGGTCAACGGAAAAGAAGCACCTGAAAGCCATCCGTTATTCAACTTTAAGACGGATATGGAGTTCAAGGAATTGATCGGAAACTTGAACCTATTGCGTAATAAATCGGATACACTTCGTAATGGTGAATTTGAAATGCTTCATAACGAAGATGGATTCATCGTTTACAAACGTTCTTCCAAGGACGAGACATGGCTTATCGCTGTTAACAATACGTCTCAAACAGTCAACGTTGAAATTCCGATTGAAAAGATTGGCGAAAATAAAAAGTTGCGCGGTCTCTTAGATGGTGACCTGATCCGTGAATCGGATGATGGTGTATTCCGGGTCGTCTTAGATAGGGAAATTGCGGAAGTGTATATCGCTGATGATGATAAAGGATTCAATACTCCATACTTGATCGCATCGATTCTTGTTTATGTGATTTTCCTTGGATTCCTATTCCTTGTTATAAAAAAAGGAAGAGAACGAAGAAAATCTGAAAGTAAAAAAGCTTGA
- a CDS encoding YisL family protein has translation MGFLSDTTHFHIFTWVVGVIVFLVAAVMANGTKGKKITHMIARLFYVLILISGVALFIKGMDYGRGAEYGIKFLLGLLTIGMMEMVLVRSTKGKPVTMFWILFFVFFFATMFFGFKLPMGFEFF, from the coding sequence TTGGGATTTTTGTCGGATACAACCCATTTTCATATTTTTACATGGGTCGTTGGTGTAATCGTTTTTTTAGTTGCAGCTGTAATGGCTAACGGGACAAAAGGCAAGAAAATTACGCATATGATCGCACGCCTATTCTATGTACTAATCCTTATTTCAGGCGTAGCGCTTTTCATCAAAGGAATGGACTACGGCAGAGGTGCTGAATACGGTATCAAATTCCTTCTTGGTTTACTGACAATCGGGATGATGGAAATGGTATTGGTTCGTTCTACGAAAGGAAAGCCAGTAACAATGTTCTGGATCTTGTTTTTCGTTTTCTTTTTTGCGACAATGTTCTTCGGCTTCAAATTGCCGATGGGCTTTGAATTCTTTTAA
- a CDS encoding fumarylacetoacetate hydrolase family protein encodes MKLLSFRFEGKTLFGPKVKKEEAVWDVKSIAEAFGEKDFPSTIIEGIAGGLEFVEKVRKLAEQARNSENPEQFKHAFTDIEWLSPIPRTPKNVLCVGRNYAEHAAEMGADTPPEKLMIFTKSPTTIAADEQDLPIHADLTENMDYEGELAVVIGKKGSKIPKQLAYDHVFGYTIANDVSARDIQYAHKQFFLGKSLDGTCPMGPYIVTKDEIPNPHQLSIATKVNGEVRQNGNTADMIFKIDELIAEISKFVTLEPGDVILTGTPAGVGKGMNPPKYLKAGDTVKISIEGIGTLVNRFV; translated from the coding sequence ATGAAACTTTTATCGTTCCGGTTTGAAGGGAAAACATTATTCGGTCCGAAAGTGAAAAAAGAGGAAGCGGTCTGGGATGTGAAATCAATTGCCGAGGCATTCGGTGAAAAGGATTTCCCTTCAACTATCATCGAGGGAATCGCAGGAGGTTTGGAGTTTGTTGAAAAGGTAAGGAAACTTGCCGAACAGGCTCGAAACAGTGAAAATCCGGAACAATTCAAACATGCTTTTACGGATATCGAGTGGCTTTCTCCGATACCAAGGACGCCGAAAAATGTACTTTGTGTCGGTAGGAACTACGCTGAACATGCGGCGGAAATGGGCGCGGATACACCACCTGAAAAACTGATGATTTTTACAAAATCACCGACTACGATTGCTGCTGACGAACAGGATCTTCCAATACACGCCGATCTTACGGAGAACATGGATTATGAAGGGGAATTGGCTGTTGTAATCGGTAAGAAAGGAAGTAAAATCCCTAAACAACTTGCCTATGACCATGTTTTCGGCTATACCATTGCAAACGACGTGTCTGCACGAGATATCCAATACGCCCATAAACAGTTCTTCCTTGGGAAAAGCTTGGACGGGACTTGTCCGATGGGGCCGTATATCGTGACGAAGGATGAAATTCCGAATCCGCATCAGCTTTCGATTGCAACAAAGGTGAATGGTGAAGTGCGCCAAAATGGGAATACAGCTGATATGATTTTTAAAATAGATGAGTTGATTGCTGAAATCTCGAAATTCGTCACGCTTGAGCCGGGCGATGTCATTCTTACTGGAACACCAGCAGGGGTAGGTAAGGGAATGAACCCACCGAAATATCTAAAGGCGGGAGATACCGTGAAGATTTCCATCGAGGGAATCGGTACGCTTGTAAATCGTTTCGTGTAA
- a CDS encoding DUF418 domain-containing protein yields the protein MKVSPTIGNRIDSLDMLRGFALLGILLANMLTFHSPYFYIDPPTYFGTPGDYESFKLINIFVEASFYPIFAMLFGYGLNMQYEKASGANYASMMARRLAILLAFGIVHAIFVWSGDVLFTYAIMGFIMIAAVRIPKKWILWIAAIVYLIPSLLLIGIIYFITKVNPNQLMEGFADIQQIELAITAYGHGTYGEVLAFRFTEWLLFGMTGTFTGVFMILPLLMIGAAFSKMKLFERASEWKGRIALVTLLSLTIGFFIKSWPYMDTHTYYNTLIQQLIGGPILAIGYAGVIILLCQLPIFMNIFRPVSKAGRMSLTTYLMQSVVATLIFYSYGFGLYGKVDIQTGTMIAIGIFVIQVIFAELWLMKFRMGPFEWLWRKGTYGKDIS from the coding sequence TTGAAAGTATCACCAACAATTGGCAATAGAATAGATTCATTGGATATGCTGAGGGGCTTTGCGCTCCTTGGAATTCTACTAGCGAACATGTTAACTTTCCATTCACCCTATTTTTATATTGATCCGCCAACCTATTTCGGGACACCGGGTGATTATGAGTCTTTCAAGTTAATCAATATTTTTGTAGAGGCAAGTTTTTACCCGATATTCGCGATGCTATTCGGCTATGGACTGAATATGCAATATGAGAAGGCAAGCGGCGCGAATTATGCTTCGATGATGGCGAGACGGCTTGCCATACTATTGGCTTTCGGTATCGTTCATGCCATATTCGTTTGGTCGGGAGATGTACTATTTACGTACGCCATAATGGGGTTCATCATGATTGCGGCCGTTAGAATACCAAAAAAGTGGATTTTATGGATTGCAGCAATAGTCTATTTGATCCCTTCGTTGCTACTGATTGGTATCATCTATTTCATAACTAAAGTTAATCCCAATCAGCTGATGGAAGGTTTCGCGGATATCCAGCAAATTGAATTGGCAATTACCGCGTACGGACATGGGACATATGGTGAAGTGCTTGCATTCAGGTTTACTGAATGGTTACTGTTCGGAATGACCGGCACATTTACAGGAGTTTTCATGATTCTCCCGCTTCTTATGATAGGGGCCGCCTTCTCCAAGATGAAGTTATTTGAACGAGCTTCAGAATGGAAAGGGCGAATTGCCCTCGTTACTCTATTAAGCCTGACAATTGGGTTTTTCATTAAATCATGGCCATATATGGACACCCACACATACTACAATACGTTGATCCAACAACTAATTGGAGGTCCAATATTGGCGATCGGCTATGCAGGCGTCATTATCCTTTTATGCCAATTACCTATTTTCATGAACATCTTCCGACCGGTTTCAAAAGCGGGTAGAATGTCGTTGACGACGTACCTGATGCAATCTGTTGTCGCGACACTTATATTTTACAGTTACGGATTCGGTCTATACGGAAAAGTGGATATACAGACTGGAACTATGATTGCGATTGGCATCTTTGTCATTCAAGTAATTTTTGCGGAACTATGGCTGATGAAGTTCAGAATGGGTCCGTTTGAGTGGCTATGGCGCAAAGGGACATACGGCAAAGATATCTCTTGA
- the addA gene encoding helicase-exonuclease AddAB subunit AddA, whose protein sequence is MDIPVKPADVTFTDAQWKAIWATGKDILVSAAAGSGKTKVLITRMIEKVLSTTNPIDVDELLVVTFTNAAAAEMRHRMAEALEEAIAVNPDSIHLRRQLNLLNKAQISTLHSFCLNVVKQYAYLLDIDPGFRIADSTEAALLRDDTIGDVLEDAYNAENPEAMYRLADSFTSDRNDQSIETLIDKLYDYSRVHPSPERWLRMIPMQYEIGEDITIDELDFVGPLKTAIRHTLEEAIALTEDMKRIALMPEGPEPLVATADADLQWIREAKRRIEEGTWEETYSFFGSLTWVKAGTIRKNTCDEELAKRAKAIRDSVKKIINSLKESYFARTPARLLDEIRLMAPAMHTLVGLVIDFGERYGQVKLDRGLVDFSDLEHFALQILAKEVDGELVPSDIATDYLNRFAEVLVDEYQDVNLLQEAIIQLVKRGSEADGNLFMVGDVKQSIYRFRLAEPGLFLGKYGRFTSNDGENGLKIDLNANFRSRKEVLDATNFIFSQVMGKRVGEVDYDDAAALKYGARYPEKETAAALTLLYEDEEEIDAEIDNEATELTGQSLKSSQVEARYMIKRIKDLMASGAEVTDAFTEKRRPLEYRDIVILMRSMSWSGEIAEEFKLAGIPIYAELSRGYFDAIEVMIMLNTLRVIDNPYQDIPLASVLRAPFVGMTENELSQVRLAAKNKPFYEALKLFMATGGAGIAPATQEKLQRFFLMFEDWRNQARRGSLSDLIWQVFSDTHYYEMVGAMPNGKQRQANLRALHDRAIDYEKTSFRGLFRFLRFIDRMQKRGDDLGAARFVSDTEDVVRIMTIHSSKGLEFPYVFIAGAGRQFNKMDFNEPYLFDQHFGLAVKAIDPDLRITYTSLPFLAMKEKKELEMRAEEMRVLYVAMTRAKEHLEIIASVKDIERRIGKWQDAQLLESGAMLPEYTRSRANGYLDWIGPAIARHSDFEKFGVMYGGSLTPDSSKWEISAYPVSSFVDTEADSEETAETEGLIPMDEASEGYWSAEVKRRFDYVYPYMASVSKRSKQTVSELKRVSLLEREDEFDDFFAFRDDEVSTPYLHTRPSFMQSRALSGAEIGTAMHTIMQHIDMTKSHSLQEIERFITELTARQLLTEDEAKAVDVKKVFRFFESPIFTRLSQSDRILREVPFTYAFDGKDGDHQILQGIADCLFKEEDGWVLLDYKTDRIRGLFTNEVDLVDEMQKRYGIQLSLYKKAVESIAKIQIKEMVLYLFDGERIMQIQEESV, encoded by the coding sequence ATGGACATTCCAGTTAAACCGGCTGACGTTACGTTTACCGATGCGCAATGGAAGGCGATTTGGGCGACTGGCAAGGATATTCTTGTATCTGCTGCGGCCGGTTCCGGGAAAACGAAAGTGTTGATAACACGGATGATTGAAAAGGTGTTAAGTACGACAAATCCAATTGATGTCGATGAATTGCTTGTCGTCACATTTACGAATGCCGCTGCGGCTGAAATGCGTCACCGGATGGCTGAGGCCCTTGAGGAAGCGATTGCCGTCAATCCGGACTCAATCCATCTTCGCAGGCAATTGAACCTTTTGAATAAAGCTCAGATATCCACATTGCACTCATTCTGTCTCAATGTTGTTAAACAGTATGCCTATCTACTTGATATAGATCCGGGTTTTCGTATCGCTGATAGCACGGAAGCGGCGTTGCTACGCGATGATACAATCGGGGATGTACTTGAAGACGCATATAATGCAGAGAATCCCGAAGCGATGTATCGTCTCGCGGACAGCTTCACATCAGATCGCAATGATCAGTCGATCGAGACCTTAATCGATAAGCTCTATGATTATTCAAGGGTTCATCCTTCTCCTGAAAGATGGCTACGGATGATTCCGATGCAATATGAGATCGGTGAAGATATAACGATCGATGAACTCGATTTTGTAGGTCCGTTGAAGACGGCAATCCGTCATACACTCGAAGAAGCGATTGCATTGACTGAAGATATGAAACGCATTGCACTGATGCCTGAAGGTCCGGAGCCGCTTGTCGCAACCGCAGATGCTGATTTGCAATGGATAAGGGAGGCGAAGCGGCGAATCGAGGAGGGCACATGGGAGGAAACGTATTCATTCTTCGGTTCATTGACGTGGGTCAAAGCGGGGACAATCCGAAAAAACACATGTGATGAGGAATTGGCAAAACGAGCAAAAGCGATTAGGGATTCTGTGAAGAAAATTATAAATTCATTGAAAGAATCCTATTTTGCCCGTACGCCAGCACGTCTATTGGATGAAATACGTCTAATGGCTCCTGCGATGCATACACTCGTCGGGTTGGTCATAGATTTCGGAGAACGCTATGGACAAGTCAAGTTGGACAGGGGACTTGTGGATTTCTCGGATTTGGAGCATTTCGCGTTGCAAATTCTTGCGAAGGAAGTAGACGGTGAACTAGTACCTTCTGATATTGCGACAGATTATTTAAATCGATTCGCGGAAGTTCTTGTTGATGAATACCAGGACGTAAACTTGCTGCAAGAGGCGATTATCCAATTGGTGAAGCGAGGCAGTGAAGCGGATGGGAATTTGTTTATGGTTGGAGATGTGAAACAGTCGATTTACCGTTTCCGATTGGCGGAACCAGGGTTATTTCTTGGGAAATATGGTCGGTTTACGTCGAATGATGGCGAAAATGGATTGAAAATCGATTTGAACGCAAACTTCAGAAGCCGTAAAGAAGTCTTGGATGCAACGAACTTCATTTTCTCCCAAGTAATGGGGAAACGTGTCGGGGAAGTTGACTATGACGATGCAGCTGCGTTGAAATATGGTGCACGTTATCCTGAAAAGGAAACTGCGGCGGCTTTGACCTTACTTTATGAGGATGAGGAAGAAATCGACGCGGAAATCGATAATGAGGCAACGGAGTTAACTGGGCAAAGCCTGAAAAGTTCGCAGGTGGAAGCACGGTATATGATAAAACGCATTAAAGATCTAATGGCAAGTGGTGCGGAAGTGACAGATGCATTCACTGAAAAGCGCAGACCTCTTGAATACAGGGATATTGTCATTCTAATGCGTTCTATGAGCTGGTCAGGCGAAATTGCGGAAGAGTTTAAGCTTGCAGGCATACCGATTTACGCCGAATTATCACGTGGTTATTTTGACGCAATTGAAGTGATGATAATGCTCAATACATTACGTGTCATTGATAATCCTTACCAAGATATCCCGCTTGCATCCGTACTACGTGCGCCATTTGTCGGCATGACGGAAAACGAATTATCCCAAGTCAGACTTGCCGCTAAAAATAAGCCGTTCTATGAGGCATTGAAGCTATTCATGGCAACAGGTGGTGCGGGAATAGCTCCTGCAACACAGGAGAAACTGCAACGCTTTTTCCTTATGTTCGAAGACTGGCGAAATCAGGCGCGCCGGGGTTCACTATCCGATCTTATATGGCAAGTTTTTTCGGATACCCATTATTATGAAATGGTAGGGGCGATGCCGAACGGAAAGCAACGTCAAGCGAACTTAAGGGCGCTGCATGACCGTGCAATTGACTACGAAAAGACATCATTCCGTGGACTGTTCCGCTTTTTGCGTTTCATCGACAGGATGCAGAAGCGTGGAGATGATCTTGGAGCAGCGCGTTTTGTCAGCGATACGGAGGATGTCGTCCGCATTATGACTATCCATTCATCGAAAGGTCTTGAGTTCCCTTATGTTTTCATCGCTGGGGCAGGTAGACAGTTCAATAAGATGGATTTCAACGAACCGTATTTATTCGACCAGCATTTCGGTCTTGCTGTAAAAGCGATTGATCCAGATCTTCGGATTACGTATACATCTTTGCCTTTCCTTGCTATGAAAGAGAAAAAGGAGCTTGAGATGCGTGCGGAGGAGATGCGAGTTCTTTACGTAGCGATGACGAGGGCGAAAGAGCATCTCGAGATTATTGCATCTGTAAAGGATATTGAAAGAAGAATCGGCAAATGGCAGGATGCACAGTTGTTGGAATCTGGCGCTATGCTGCCGGAATACACGAGATCTCGTGCAAATGGCTATTTGGATTGGATCGGACCTGCGATTGCAAGACATTCGGATTTCGAGAAGTTTGGTGTTATGTATGGCGGTAGTTTGACCCCTGATTCATCCAAATGGGAGATTTCCGCATATCCGGTTTCTTCATTTGTGGATACCGAAGCCGATTCGGAGGAAACTGCTGAAACAGAGGGACTGATTCCTATGGATGAAGCTTCAGAAGGGTATTGGTCTGCCGAAGTAAAGCGGAGATTCGATTATGTTTACCCGTATATGGCATCTGTTTCGAAGCGCTCCAAGCAGACGGTTAGTGAGTTGAAGAGGGTTTCGCTTCTTGAGCGGGAGGATGAATTCGATGATTTCTTTGCTTTTAGAGATGATGAAGTGAGTACCCCGTATTTGCATACCCGTCCTTCATTCATGCAATCTAGGGCATTGTCTGGTGCAGAAATCGGTACTGCCATGCATACAATCATGCAGCACATCGATATGACTAAATCCCACTCCTTACAAGAAATTGAACGATTTATAACCGAATTAACGGCACGTCAATTACTTACCGAAGACGAGGCGAAAGCGGTAGATGTGAAGAAGGTCTTTCGGTTTTTTGAATCTCCGATATTCACACGTTTATCACAATCGGATCGTATTCTTAGGGAAGTTCCATTTACGTATGCTTTCGATGGAAAAGACGGCGATCATCAGATTTTACAAGGGATTGCCGATTGCTTATTCAAAGAAGAGGATGGTTGGGTGTTATTAGACTATAAGACCGACCGGATACGAGGCCTCTTTACGAATGAGGTAGATCTTGTTGATGAAATGCAGAAACGCTATGGCATCCAGTTAAGCCTTTATAAGAAGGCCGTCGAGTCGATTGCAAAAATACAAATAAAAGAAATGGTCCTCTATTTGTTTGACGGGGAGAGGATTATGCAAATTCAGGAGGAATCCGTTTGA